From one Marinobacter sp. LV10MA510-1 genomic stretch:
- a CDS encoding LysR family transcriptional regulator: MTERLNWDDAPAFLAVARTGTLTFAAKSLGTGIATVSRRIARLESRLGVPLFVRHQSGYRLTDQGATLLPRAEALEQAMGAFRAQATTEAEAIGHVRLATAENLVNSIIIPGLAPLLARHPGLSIEILTDVSTINLHGRDADLALRMVRPERGNVSVRRVGTLGFGLYGSPEYLAARDTGPDAGRFDGDRFIGWSERQGGLPAAQWIERTLRGQMPVVTTTTLSAQLSSATAGLGLAILPHFLAREAGLREMPLELGLDQPIWLALHSDLSASLRIRIVADHLAEIVERNRERLAGVR; encoded by the coding sequence ATGACCGAACGACTCAACTGGGATGATGCACCTGCGTTTCTTGCGGTCGCACGCACAGGAACCCTGACGTTTGCCGCTAAGTCGCTCGGCACCGGAATCGCGACTGTTTCGCGGCGAATCGCGCGGTTGGAAAGCCGTCTTGGCGTGCCGCTCTTTGTACGGCATCAGTCTGGCTATCGCCTGACTGATCAGGGCGCGACACTGCTGCCCAGAGCCGAAGCTCTGGAGCAGGCCATGGGAGCATTTCGCGCCCAGGCGACGACGGAAGCGGAGGCCATTGGGCATGTTCGGTTAGCGACGGCTGAGAATCTCGTCAATTCGATCATTATCCCGGGCCTTGCCCCACTGCTTGCGCGACATCCCGGTCTAAGCATCGAGATTTTGACTGACGTGAGCACGATCAACCTGCACGGCCGCGACGCGGATCTGGCGTTGCGCATGGTGCGCCCTGAGCGCGGCAACGTCAGCGTTCGCCGTGTTGGTACCTTAGGTTTTGGTCTTTACGGATCGCCGGAATATCTGGCTGCGCGCGACACAGGGCCTGATGCGGGCCGTTTCGATGGTGATCGCTTTATTGGGTGGTCGGAACGTCAGGGTGGCCTGCCCGCAGCTCAATGGATTGAACGCACCTTACGTGGCCAGATGCCTGTGGTTACTACCACAACATTGTCCGCGCAGCTAAGCTCCGCGACCGCCGGATTGGGTCTGGCAATTTTGCCACATTTTCTGGCGCGAGAGGCGGGTTTGCGGGAAATGCCGCTTGAGTTGGGGTTGGATCAGCCAATCTGGCTGGCGCTGCACAGCGATTTATCCGCTTCGTTGCGCATTAGAATCGTGGCCGATCATCTTGCGGAAATTGTCGAGCGTAATCGTGAGCGACTGGCGGGGGTCAGATAG
- a CDS encoding LysE family translocator, giving the protein MFEFSSFAAALGVYVIGTASPGPGNLAIANTSLNYGRTPGLALAAGVISGSLCWGAMTAAGVSALLMSNTQVLVWLKILGACYLFFLAWKSIRGALAHRAVIVPSAKEKQTRNLGFYLQGLGIHLTNPKATLTWFTVTTVGLSASAPIWASFVLVASCAVLGGVVFCTYALAFSAHSAERFFTRTRKSFGLICAAFYSMVAIGFLSSLF; this is encoded by the coding sequence ATGTTTGAGTTTTCGAGTTTCGCTGCGGCACTAGGAGTTTACGTGATCGGCACCGCCAGCCCGGGGCCAGGCAACTTGGCGATTGCCAATACCTCGCTCAATTACGGGCGCACACCGGGCCTGGCGTTGGCCGCCGGGGTCATTTCCGGATCGTTATGCTGGGGTGCAATGACGGCTGCCGGCGTCTCGGCGCTGTTGATGTCCAACACGCAGGTGCTGGTGTGGTTGAAGATATTGGGCGCCTGCTATTTGTTCTTCCTGGCCTGGAAGTCGATCCGCGGTGCGCTGGCGCACAGGGCCGTGATCGTGCCGAGCGCAAAAGAAAAACAGACGCGCAACCTGGGCTTCTATTTGCAAGGGCTGGGCATTCATTTGACCAATCCCAAGGCAACCTTGACCTGGTTCACTGTGACCACTGTCGGGCTGAGTGCTAGCGCGCCGATCTGGGCCAGTTTTGTCCTGGTGGCGAGCTGTGCGGTTTTGGGGGGCGTGGTTTTCTGCACTTACGCACTGGCCTTCTCCGCGCATTCGGCGGAACGGTTTTTCACCCGTACCCGTAAATCATTCGGGCTGATTTGCGCTGCCTTTTATTCGATGGTGGCCATCGGTTTTCTCAGCTCGTTGTTCTGA
- a CDS encoding PLP-dependent transferase, with product MATSHYRLTPEGRAQRGISDGLLRLSVGLEDAGDLIADLEQALDSLAD from the coding sequence ATCGCCACCAGCCACTACCGCCTGACACCCGAAGGCCGGGCACAAAGGGGAATCAGCGATGGCTTACTGCGATTGTCAGTGGGGCTTGAGGATGCGGGGGATTTGATTGCGGATCTGGAGCAGGCGCTGGATAGTTTAGCGGACTAG
- a CDS encoding DUF2231 domain-containing protein: MSGLHHMLVHFPLGFWALATLMILIGALLPGRMAELSRAALLPVLVLSLLAALVAIASGLLVWPIEASTSSPLARNHILTALWSLGVFTMLTVLVWRAGSAAFDGARRWVLLLLALIGISILATTGTIGGHLVGATTQFSELLKLFGWDVYHTFFVPTWVIAVMVLIGIVCAVLGLKGRRAAL, from the coding sequence ATGAGCGGCTTGCACCATATGCTTGTTCACTTCCCCCTGGGCTTCTGGGCACTCGCCACTCTGATGATCCTGATCGGCGCCCTGCTGCCCGGCCGGATGGCCGAACTCAGCCGCGCTGCCCTGTTGCCGGTGCTGGTACTGAGCCTGTTGGCCGCCCTGGTTGCCATCGCCAGCGGCCTCCTGGTCTGGCCCATCGAAGCCAGCACCTCCAGCCCCTTGGCTCGCAACCACATTCTCACGGCGCTCTGGTCACTGGGTGTCTTCACCATGTTGACCGTGCTCGTCTGGCGGGCGGGCAGCGCGGCCTTTGACGGCGCCAGGCGCTGGGTACTGCTGCTGCTGGCGTTGATCGGCATCTCAATCTTGGCCACGACCGGCACCATCGGTGGCCACTTGGTGGGGGCAACGACCCAGTTCTCCGAACTGCTGAAACTGTTCGGCTGGGACGTATACCACACCTTCTTCGTGCCGACCTGGGTAATCGCCGTGATGGTGCTCATCGGAATCGTCTGTGCCGTTTTGGGCCTCAAGGGGCGACGGGCAGCCCTCTGA
- a CDS encoding ethylbenzene dehydrogenase-related protein: MAHQDKTGIPWLALGLPIALGLAWVTQGSGVIEDDPERNIAIPDELTMPLQVQAAYNDERIFFRYRWPAERPHILHDVLVYEDGDWVKKGSAVPGSNPDGLHEDRVAMMLDDGSVPDFARYGGYMTIGAGAAGFTDEAPEEVTKSMPGTRIDLGDWASRQAPETLQAQREAGYFLDLWHWRGHRSNPLNLSDDQWVGAERSGDAGRSPYTTNWDGDAGQPLWMLDPEEAGQAALRWEDIEAGRVDFDSPYFLAEDTAIDFDPSHDWQNGDVIPRRLVRQPEGSRGDITVLGEGRWNDGYWDVTLSRRLDTGNPLDDKILHDQGLYTAAFAVHRNATGGRWHLVSLPVSLGLGRDADLTAIPFQGRTPDWADDWKEVTLFYPGQVNWPLLVSRAHAGAPDIAEGTPVRARHSERQLAIYGVEMEFNDAIIRQWILTLIAGLIAMFGVVVALLPAFRNTSNNRKGEPS, from the coding sequence ATGGCACATCAAGACAAGACTGGCATCCCTTGGCTGGCACTAGGGCTACCCATAGCGCTCGGGCTCGCCTGGGTCACCCAGGGTAGCGGGGTGATTGAGGACGACCCGGAGCGCAATATCGCAATCCCCGATGAGCTGACCATGCCGTTGCAGGTTCAGGCCGCGTACAACGACGAGCGGATCTTCTTCCGCTATCGCTGGCCCGCCGAACGCCCGCATATCCTCCATGACGTGCTGGTCTACGAGGATGGCGACTGGGTGAAAAAAGGCAGCGCAGTGCCCGGCTCCAACCCGGACGGCCTCCACGAAGATCGCGTCGCGATGATGCTCGATGACGGCAGTGTGCCAGACTTCGCCCGCTACGGTGGCTACATGACCATCGGGGCTGGGGCCGCTGGCTTCACTGACGAGGCCCCGGAAGAGGTTACCAAGTCGATGCCCGGCACTCGCATCGACCTTGGTGACTGGGCCAGCCGCCAGGCGCCGGAGACTCTCCAGGCCCAGCGCGAAGCCGGCTACTTTCTCGACCTCTGGCACTGGCGCGGCCATCGCTCCAACCCGCTGAACCTTTCCGATGACCAGTGGGTCGGCGCGGAACGCTCCGGTGACGCGGGACGCAGCCCCTACACGACCAACTGGGATGGCGATGCCGGCCAACCGCTGTGGATGCTCGACCCAGAAGAAGCGGGCCAGGCCGCCCTGCGCTGGGAGGACATCGAGGCCGGCCGAGTAGACTTCGACAGCCCCTACTTCCTGGCGGAGGACACCGCGATCGACTTCGATCCCAGCCACGACTGGCAGAACGGCGATGTCATCCCCCGCCGGCTCGTTCGACAGCCGGAAGGCTCCCGGGGCGACATCACCGTGCTAGGTGAGGGGCGCTGGAACGATGGCTACTGGGACGTAACCCTCTCCCGCCGCCTGGATACCGGCAATCCACTGGACGACAAGATCCTGCACGACCAAGGGCTCTATACGGCAGCCTTCGCGGTACACCGCAACGCTACCGGGGGACGCTGGCACCTCGTCTCTCTGCCAGTCTCGCTGGGCCTGGGGCGTGATGCCGATCTTACGGCTATTCCGTTCCAGGGCAGGACGCCAGACTGGGCGGATGACTGGAAGGAGGTGACCCTTTTCTACCCCGGGCAGGTAAACTGGCCATTGTTGGTCAGCCGCGCCCACGCGGGCGCACCTGACATCGCCGAGGGTACCCCGGTTCGCGCCCGGCACAGCGAACGTCAGCTGGCGATCTACGGCGTAGAGATGGAGTTTAACGACGCCATCATCCGCCAGTGGATCCTGACCCTGATCGCCGGACTGATCGCCATGTTCGGCGTGGTGGTCGCGTTGCTCCCAGCCTTCCGCAACACCTCCAACAACCGCAAAGGAGAACCATCATGA
- a CDS encoding DUF2442 domain-containing protein, translating to MHGMTISPEKVWFDEDNLWVMLSDVRTIGAPLAWFPSLLHADPVSRQGFELSVHGIHWGALDEDISVMGLLAGFGDQTRRNRKRAA from the coding sequence ATGCATGGCATGACTATTTCGCCTGAAAAAGTCTGGTTTGATGAAGACAACCTTTGGGTAATGCTGTCGGATGTGCGAACTATCGGTGCACCTTTGGCATGGTTTCCAAGCCTTCTGCACGCGGACCCAGTGAGCCGGCAAGGTTTTGAATTGAGTGTACATGGCATTCATTGGGGCGCGCTGGATGAGGATATCAGCGTAATGGGGCTCTTAGCAGGCTTCGGCGACCAAACCCGGCGCAACAGGAAAAGAGCTGCTTAG
- a CDS encoding RloB family protein: MVNEAVTFSKSLDFKKDQVWVMYDRESPAKYSDDNHGQAWLKVKKNGVNVALSNVCFEYWLLLHLTETSQPANSCDDLTGTVAFKSAFREIGFSNYQKGEAQVAEELITRDRIENAKRRARRINKQAQAGCPASDVELPYRLNPYTNVYEVLEAINGVAG, from the coding sequence TTGGTAAATGAGGCTGTTACGTTTTCGAAGTCACTGGATTTTAAGAAAGATCAGGTGTGGGTAATGTACGACCGTGAGTCACCGGCCAAATACTCCGATGATAATCACGGACAAGCTTGGTTGAAGGTCAAAAAAAATGGTGTAAATGTTGCACTTTCCAATGTTTGTTTTGAGTATTGGCTACTGCTTCATCTTACGGAAACCAGCCAGCCTGCAAATAGTTGTGATGATTTGACTGGTACGGTGGCATTCAAATCTGCTTTTCGAGAAATCGGGTTTAGTAACTATCAAAAGGGCGAAGCCCAAGTGGCGGAGGAGTTGATAACTAGAGACCGGATTGAAAATGCGAAAAGACGAGCTCGACGTATTAATAAGCAAGCGCAGGCAGGTTGTCCTGCATCTGACGTCGAACTGCCTTACCGGTTGAACCCGTATACAAATGTTTACGAGGTGCTGGAGGCAATTAATGGAGTGGCTGGCTAA
- the istB gene encoding IS21-like element helper ATPase IstB codes for MLKHPTLDKLHALKLTGMAAALADQSATTDITELSFEERLGLLVDREMTERDNRRLTSRLRRAGLRHTAVLEDLDYRNSRGLDKGLIQSLASCQWVKEHLNVLITGPTGVGKTWLACALAHKACREGYTAQYVRLTRLLRELTIAKGDGQYPKLLANLAKVDVLILDDWGLMKLSAENRRDLLEVLEDRYGRRSTIATSQLPIEEWHDVIGDATLADAILDRLVHNAYKINLRGESMRKRQAKLTGTTASE; via the coding sequence ATGCTGAAACATCCGACTCTGGACAAACTCCATGCCCTCAAATTGACCGGCATGGCCGCCGCACTGGCTGATCAGTCGGCCACGACTGACATCACGGAACTGAGCTTCGAGGAACGCCTTGGACTGCTGGTCGATCGGGAGATGACCGAACGAGATAACCGACGCCTGACCAGCCGGCTGCGCCGGGCTGGACTGCGACACACCGCCGTTCTCGAAGACCTGGATTACCGGAACTCACGCGGCCTGGATAAGGGATTAATCCAATCCCTGGCAAGCTGCCAATGGGTGAAGGAACACCTGAATGTGCTCATCACCGGTCCCACCGGTGTTGGCAAAACCTGGCTGGCCTGTGCCTTGGCGCACAAAGCCTGCCGGGAGGGCTACACCGCCCAGTACGTTCGCCTGACCCGGCTGCTACGAGAACTGACCATCGCTAAAGGAGATGGCCAGTACCCCAAACTGCTAGCAAATCTCGCCAAAGTCGATGTACTGATCCTGGACGATTGGGGGCTCATGAAACTGAGCGCAGAGAACCGAAGAGACTTGCTGGAAGTGCTGGAAGACCGGTATGGCCGTCGCTCCACCATCGCCACCAGCCAACTCCCTATCGAGGAATGGCATGACGTCATCGGTGACGCCACTCTGGCGGATGCCATTCTGGATCGGCTGGTTCACAACGCCTACAAGATCAATCTCAGGGGTGAATCCATGCGAAAACGACAAGCAAAGTTGACGGGCACCACAGCTTCGGAGTAA
- a CDS encoding LysR family transcriptional regulator — protein sequence MKWSLDQLRTFIYVADTGGFSRAGERLFLAQSTVSWQVQQLERQVGSPLLQRNPNGVTLTEKGMAFYLRAQKVVTANDEAELWLTQNTVDRQIIRFATTDCYASCLLPGLLERWKCQFPNVQVTLDCSFSTGIWERYKKGEFDIALAQHCPSDINAEPIRVEPLEWVCARQSLAWQQSTVPVALFEHGCPDREIMLSALKGAGREYRVEFETYSYGGLVAAVESGAVVSALPRSTIPSTLKVLDSQHWLPRLPSLNVNLASPNKNSNAICGQLYDAVMLYLAKGSPSLRKPLKVATYST from the coding sequence ATGAAATGGAGTTTGGATCAGCTACGCACATTTATATATGTTGCAGATACGGGCGGTTTTTCACGGGCGGGAGAACGACTCTTCCTGGCCCAGTCTACTGTCAGCTGGCAAGTTCAGCAGCTTGAGCGCCAGGTTGGCTCGCCGTTGCTCCAACGGAATCCGAATGGCGTCACCCTCACTGAAAAAGGCATGGCCTTCTACCTGAGGGCACAAAAGGTTGTCACCGCAAACGATGAAGCTGAGTTGTGGTTGACGCAGAACACCGTTGACCGACAAATCATTCGATTCGCCACCACCGATTGTTATGCAAGTTGTCTATTACCAGGATTACTTGAGCGTTGGAAATGCCAGTTTCCCAACGTGCAAGTAACTTTGGATTGCAGCTTTAGCACTGGTATCTGGGAGCGTTATAAAAAAGGGGAATTCGATATCGCTCTGGCTCAGCATTGTCCTTCTGACATCAACGCAGAGCCCATCAGGGTCGAACCGTTAGAATGGGTATGTGCCAGACAATCGTTAGCTTGGCAACAAAGTACGGTGCCCGTAGCTTTGTTTGAGCACGGCTGTCCTGACAGAGAAATCATGCTCAGTGCGCTCAAAGGTGCGGGACGTGAGTATCGAGTTGAGTTCGAGACCTACAGCTATGGGGGGCTTGTGGCGGCGGTGGAAAGCGGAGCCGTAGTTTCTGCTCTGCCCAGATCGACAATACCTTCCACGCTCAAAGTTCTTGATAGTCAGCACTGGCTCCCACGGCTACCATCTTTGAACGTGAATCTAGCAAGCCCAAACAAAAACAGTAACGCCATATGCGGCCAACTATACGATGCCGTTATGCTCTACTTAGCCAAGGGCAGCCCGAGTTTGCGTAAACCGCTGAAGGTTGCCACCTATTCCACCTGA
- a CDS encoding Rieske 2Fe-2S domain-containing protein, producing the protein MLPPQCYTQGEWFERELHAIHFPAWHFVCLSSSIPDTGSFVTRRFLERSVIVVRSEDGTIRAFLNTCRHRAAPCWLRVP; encoded by the coding sequence ATGCTCCCCCCTCAATGTTATACTCAGGGCGAATGGTTTGAACGCGAACTGCATGCTATTCATTTTCCAGCATGGCATTTTGTCTGCTTGTCGTCTTCCATTCCTGATACCGGAAGTTTTGTAACACGTCGGTTCTTGGAACGCAGTGTCATCGTTGTTCGTAGTGAAGACGGCACAATCAGAGCATTTCTGAACACCTGTAGGCATCGGGCAGCTCCTTGTTGGTTACGCGTTCCATGA
- a CDS encoding MFS transporter, with translation MNSTRTVAGAPLLIPTNWLKWGGWCLLITIFINGFFFRFAPATLSGSMQQELSLTATALGVVASMHFWVYTLMQVPAGIFTDSVGVRNGGLIGGTITSIGAFCFGFAPNLVVLLVGSALMGLGLSAVFVALMTYNATWFSSDRHSLVMGTTMLLAALGSVIAQSPTAHLLNWFSWRDIVLFFGGLTFLASACLVVFCQDAPKRRREHSPKAKATVHQLLQGNRRVLRSSQVWLLFLCVAATNGTLYAFLGLWAAPLLIDGFGLQPTQAAQYATIALIVYGVGSLFAGWAADRIGAKKPVIVAAALISATVWGVMAFAEWSPGWGAMVLFILLGLSGGQVSVIFAATKEAVALQNVGFATALVNMGAFLAAALVQSGFGVILDIVTVAEKETGPSLQSYQFALILPLIISGLGVIASLFLRDRTHT, from the coding sequence ATGAATAGCACTCGTACCGTTGCTGGGGCGCCCCTTTTGATTCCGACGAACTGGCTTAAATGGGGAGGCTGGTGCCTGCTCATTACCATCTTCATCAATGGCTTCTTTTTCCGTTTCGCACCCGCGACATTGTCAGGGAGTATGCAGCAAGAGCTCAGTTTGACAGCCACAGCACTTGGTGTTGTGGCATCAATGCACTTCTGGGTATACACACTGATGCAGGTGCCCGCTGGTATTTTTACCGACTCGGTTGGGGTACGAAATGGGGGGCTTATCGGGGGGACTATAACGTCGATAGGTGCTTTTTGTTTTGGTTTTGCCCCAAATCTAGTGGTTTTGCTCGTGGGGTCAGCTCTGATGGGGCTTGGGTTATCTGCAGTTTTCGTCGCCCTGATGACTTACAACGCTACTTGGTTTTCCTCAGATCGCCATTCGCTCGTCATGGGTACAACTATGCTTCTGGCTGCACTGGGGAGTGTGATAGCGCAGAGCCCGACCGCGCATCTACTGAACTGGTTCAGCTGGAGAGATATTGTTCTCTTTTTTGGTGGCCTGACGTTTTTGGCCTCCGCCTGTCTTGTTGTTTTTTGTCAAGATGCCCCTAAGCGAAGACGAGAGCACTCACCGAAAGCCAAGGCAACAGTACATCAACTACTGCAAGGAAATCGGCGCGTACTGCGATCCAGCCAAGTATGGCTGCTTTTTCTTTGTGTAGCTGCCACTAATGGAACGCTCTATGCGTTTCTAGGATTGTGGGCTGCGCCACTCTTAATAGACGGCTTCGGCCTGCAACCTACACAAGCCGCACAGTATGCAACTATTGCACTTATTGTTTACGGTGTGGGCTCTCTATTTGCAGGGTGGGCAGCTGATCGTATTGGAGCGAAGAAGCCGGTAATTGTTGCGGCAGCACTGATATCGGCGACTGTATGGGGCGTAATGGCCTTTGCTGAATGGAGTCCTGGGTGGGGGGCAATGGTTCTGTTTATACTGTTGGGACTCTCAGGAGGACAGGTAAGCGTCATTTTTGCGGCCACCAAGGAGGCGGTAGCCCTGCAGAACGTCGGGTTTGCAACAGCGCTTGTAAATATGGGCGCATTTCTGGCAGCAGCTTTGGTTCAATCGGGCTTTGGCGTCATTTTAGATATCGTGACTGTTGCAGAAAAAGAAACTGGCCCAAGTCTTCAGAGTTATCAATTCGCGTTGATTCTGCCCTTAATCATAAGCGGGCTGGGGGTAATAGCATCTTTGTTTTTGAGAGATCGAACACATACATGA
- a CDS encoding LysE family translocator — translation MQDIGVSVSGLLGLVITSSILIAVPGPSIMFFIGQVIMKGRNHALRGVIGNAIGMLSIAILLSFGLGPLILKSDFALSAIRMLGAIALLLIGIGYLVASKAASPVAAEQPTRRKSPLAAGVIVGITNPKAFIMFGTIVPSFLSDNLASPTSLLIMYSMIPIVLGIVIDSVWVVVAHSASSRLFSNADGVRMVNRIGGGLIILMAFILAREAISGFWH, via the coding sequence ATGCAAGATATTGGGGTATCCGTCAGTGGGTTGCTGGGGCTAGTTATAACCAGCTCGATACTCATTGCTGTACCTGGCCCAAGCATCATGTTTTTTATTGGGCAAGTTATCATGAAGGGTAGAAATCATGCGTTACGTGGCGTAATCGGCAATGCTATTGGCATGTTGAGCATTGCGATACTTCTTTCGTTCGGACTTGGCCCTCTTATATTGAAGTCCGATTTTGCTTTGTCTGCTATCAGAATGCTGGGTGCGATCGCCTTGCTGCTTATTGGTATAGGGTATCTTGTAGCTTCGAAAGCGGCGAGTCCGGTTGCAGCCGAACAGCCAACAAGGAGAAAATCACCGCTCGCTGCGGGAGTGATAGTCGGTATAACCAACCCCAAGGCTTTCATTATGTTCGGAACCATAGTTCCGAGCTTTCTCAGCGACAATCTTGCGAGCCCCACGAGCCTCCTTATCATGTACTCGATGATACCTATCGTGTTGGGAATTGTGATCGATAGCGTGTGGGTTGTAGTTGCTCACAGTGCAAGTTCCCGCCTTTTTTCCAACGCAGACGGTGTCAGAATGGTAAACCGTATCGGAGGCGGCTTAATTATTCTGATGGCCTTTATATTGGCACGCGAGGCTATTTCCGGTTTTTGGCACTAA
- a CDS encoding helix-turn-helix domain-containing protein, which yields MARSDVNLHLRSYGNEGKQHSHGHHQLVLPLLGKLSLSVDKTECDVEQNRAAIIPSGSDHGYSASEENRFLVADVPEALAPALERLPFFVELDSALLHYVQFLHSQLVNGAGSCHTEHQMLLLLIQLLQERHGDKLNLDRRVSVAKQFIDDNFHKKIIVAELAAVAHLSIRQLNELFRTQIGMTPHHYLTELRMQESWRLLEQSDLNIQRIADAVGYSSLSSFSDRFSRHFGKSPSHFRRKSKQSCRN from the coding sequence ATGGCCAGATCTGACGTTAATCTCCACCTACGAAGCTATGGTAATGAGGGGAAACAACATTCCCATGGTCACCACCAACTGGTGTTGCCCCTGCTGGGTAAGCTTTCGCTGTCCGTAGACAAAACCGAGTGTGACGTTGAACAGAACCGGGCCGCTATTATTCCGTCCGGAAGTGACCACGGGTATTCTGCATCCGAAGAAAATCGATTTCTGGTAGCTGATGTGCCAGAGGCCCTTGCCCCTGCATTGGAGCGGCTCCCCTTCTTTGTTGAGCTGGATTCGGCATTGCTTCACTACGTCCAGTTTCTGCACTCCCAACTGGTAAATGGTGCGGGGTCATGTCACACAGAGCATCAGATGTTGCTGTTGTTGATTCAACTTCTACAGGAACGCCACGGCGATAAACTGAACCTGGACCGGCGAGTCTCTGTGGCGAAGCAATTCATCGACGATAACTTTCACAAGAAAATTATTGTCGCCGAACTTGCGGCTGTTGCCCACCTGAGCATTCGGCAGCTTAACGAGTTGTTTCGTACACAGATTGGCATGACACCACACCATTACCTGACCGAGCTACGTATGCAGGAGTCCTGGCGATTACTGGAACAGTCGGATCTCAATATTCAGCGAATTGCTGACGCTGTGGGGTACAGCTCACTGTCGTCTTTCAGTGATCGCTTTTCCCGCCACTTCGGAAAATCACCCAGTCATTTTCGCCGAAAATCGAAACAAAGCTGCCGTAATTAG
- a CDS encoding DMT family transporter, with protein MATIIAATWIGSISVFLWGTLALLTKLSGGDIPEFQLMAMTFGIAFLLMCIRWFRAGHGGTRYLRQPLLAWCIGVGGLFGYHFAYFKAMTLAPAIEVSLLAYLWPLFIVLMSSFLPGESLRKQHVMGAMLALLGCWLLIGSNSNGFTMGNLDGYLIAFSCALIWSSYSVLSRLVKSVPADAVGWFCGVTAVLALLCHLVWETTVWPTGWVQWAGVLGLGLGPVGIAFFTWDYGVKHGNIQLLGTLAYSAPLISVVLLIVAGYGKATSAVIAASVLIVLGSLIAGSAKRQPLPEPETLH; from the coding sequence ATGGCAACCATTATTGCGGCGACGTGGATAGGCTCCATCTCTGTATTTTTGTGGGGAACGCTTGCGTTGTTGACCAAGCTGTCCGGTGGGGACATTCCGGAATTTCAGCTGATGGCGATGACCTTTGGCATCGCATTTCTGTTGATGTGCATTCGCTGGTTCCGCGCTGGCCATGGTGGGACCCGGTATTTACGTCAGCCACTTTTGGCCTGGTGCATCGGAGTTGGCGGTCTGTTCGGTTACCACTTTGCTTATTTCAAGGCCATGACACTGGCTCCGGCGATAGAGGTGAGTTTGCTTGCCTATCTCTGGCCATTGTTTATCGTTCTAATGTCCTCATTTTTGCCTGGGGAGTCCTTGCGAAAACAGCACGTTATGGGTGCCATGCTCGCCCTCCTGGGATGCTGGCTGTTGATCGGAAGCAATAGCAATGGTTTTACTATGGGCAATCTCGACGGTTACTTGATTGCCTTTAGCTGCGCGTTGATCTGGTCGTCTTACTCCGTTTTGTCCCGGTTGGTAAAGAGTGTACCGGCCGATGCAGTAGGCTGGTTTTGCGGTGTGACCGCTGTTCTGGCCCTGCTGTGTCACTTGGTATGGGAAACAACGGTATGGCCAACGGGATGGGTGCAATGGGCTGGCGTGTTGGGTCTTGGTCTGGGGCCGGTGGGTATCGCCTTTTTCACGTGGGACTATGGAGTGAAGCACGGCAACATCCAGTTGCTTGGTACGCTGGCATACAGTGCTCCGCTCATTTCAGTGGTATTGCTGATCGTCGCGGGTTATGGCAAAGCCACCAGTGCTGTCATCGCCGCCAGTGTTTTGATTGTGCTGGGTTCCCTGATCGCCGGTAGTGCAAAGCGTCAGCCGCTGCCCGAACCTGAAACCCTTCATTGA
- a CDS encoding tRNA-binding protein: protein MNMISWDDFEKVELRIGTVIEVEDFPEARKPAYKLKVDFGPEVGVRKSSAQLTELYDKETLNGKQVLAVTNFPPKQIGPFVSECLITGVQTEAGAVALVTPGFPAANGTRLF from the coding sequence CTGAACATGATTAGTTGGGATGACTTTGAAAAGGTAGAGCTAAGGATTGGTACTGTCATCGAGGTCGAGGATTTTCCTGAAGCACGAAAACCTGCCTACAAGTTGAAGGTGGATTTCGGTCCCGAGGTCGGCGTTCGTAAATCCAGCGCACAGCTTACTGAGCTATATGACAAGGAAACGCTTAACGGCAAGCAGGTGCTCGCCGTTACCAACTTTCCTCCTAAACAGATCGGTCCGTTCGTATCCGAGTGTCTGATTACCGGAGTGCAAACTGAGGCGGGTGCGGTAGCGTTGGTAACTCCGGGTTTTCCGGCCGCAAATGGCACGAGGTTGTTCTAA